From Sporosarcina sp. FSL W7-1349, a single genomic window includes:
- a CDS encoding acetyl-CoA hydrolase/transferase family protein, whose product MDKQLERIKCKPLQDVVVTPGEAASWVKDGMTLALSGFTRAGDAKAVPMALVERAENESFKVNVYTGASLGSDIDKLFAEAGIVNKRLPFQADPTMRKKINEGAHLFVDHHLSHTAEWIRSEVIDPIDFAILEAISITEDGMIIPTTSVGNSLTFAQHAKSIIVEINLAHSELLEGIHDLYAPGKQGERDPIPLTKADDRIGTIGIPIDVERVKGIVFTNQLDSPSTIVPPDEETEIMAGHLLNFLRSEIQAGRLTEKLAPLQSGIGSVANAVLHGMVHSEFEELEVYSEVLQDAVFDLIDAGKVRFASCASITLSEDKANQVFHDLETYRDKLIMRPQEISNHPEIIRRLGLISINTALELDIYGNVNSTHVSGTKMMNGIGGSGDFARNARLAIFVTKSIAKGGAISSIVPFVTHVDHTEHDVDVIVTEQGYADLRGLAPRERVELIIENCMHPMYREQMRTYYNEALQRGGHTPHVIEKAFSWHTHLATHGTMLQKVAQPV is encoded by the coding sequence ATGGATAAACAGCTAGAGCGTATCAAATGTAAGCCCTTACAAGATGTAGTCGTCACGCCTGGAGAGGCAGCTTCCTGGGTCAAGGACGGTATGACGTTGGCGTTAAGCGGTTTCACTCGTGCAGGCGATGCGAAGGCGGTTCCGATGGCATTGGTCGAACGTGCGGAAAATGAATCCTTTAAAGTGAACGTCTATACAGGCGCATCTCTTGGCTCTGATATCGATAAATTATTTGCGGAAGCGGGCATTGTTAACAAACGTCTCCCTTTTCAAGCTGACCCGACAATGCGCAAGAAGATCAACGAAGGCGCGCATTTATTTGTAGATCATCACCTGTCCCATACCGCGGAGTGGATTCGTTCCGAAGTGATCGATCCGATTGACTTTGCCATTCTGGAAGCGATTTCAATTACAGAAGACGGAATGATCATCCCGACAACGTCCGTCGGAAACTCGCTGACGTTTGCCCAACATGCCAAATCGATTATCGTGGAAATTAACTTGGCCCACTCTGAACTTTTGGAAGGCATCCATGATTTGTATGCACCGGGCAAGCAAGGGGAACGCGACCCGATTCCGTTGACAAAAGCGGATGATCGCATCGGCACGATTGGCATCCCGATTGACGTAGAGCGGGTGAAAGGGATCGTTTTCACGAACCAACTCGATTCTCCGTCCACGATTGTTCCGCCGGATGAGGAGACGGAAATCATGGCTGGCCACTTGCTGAACTTCCTCCGTTCGGAAATTCAGGCAGGCCGCTTGACTGAGAAATTGGCACCGCTTCAATCGGGAATCGGCTCCGTTGCGAATGCGGTTCTTCACGGCATGGTCCATTCAGAATTTGAGGAGTTGGAAGTTTACTCTGAAGTGTTGCAGGACGCAGTATTCGACTTGATAGATGCCGGAAAAGTACGTTTCGCTTCCTGCGCATCCATCACGCTATCTGAAGACAAAGCAAATCAGGTGTTCCACGACTTGGAAACGTACCGGGATAAACTCATCATGCGCCCGCAGGAGATTTCGAACCATCCGGAAATCATTCGGCGTCTTGGTTTGATTTCTATCAATACGGCATTGGAGTTGGATATTTACGGCAATGTCAACTCGACACATGTGTCCGGGACGAAAATGATGAATGGCATCGGCGGTTCCGGAGATTTTGCACGGAATGCCAGACTCGCGATTTTTGTTACGAAATCAATTGCCAAAGGCGGCGCGATTTCAAGCATTGTCCCGTTTGTCACACATGTGGATCACACAGAACATGACGTCGATGTCATTGTAACGGAACAAGGCTACGCCGATCTACGCGGGTTGGCTCCCCGGGAACGGGTGGAGTTGATCATCGAAAACTGCATGCACCCGATGTACCGCGAGCAAATGCGGACATATTATAATGAAGCGCTGCAACGAGGCGGCCATACACCGCACGTCATTGAAAAAGCATTCTCCTGGCATACCCATTTGGCAACCCACGGCACGATGCTTCAAAAAGTGGCGCAACCGGTGTGA